DNA from Myxococcaceae bacterium JPH2:
GATTCCCGAGCGCAGGGTCTGTCCCGTGAAGACCGTGGTGCCCACGGTGTGGTCGAAGAAGAAGTCATCGGCCACCTGAGAGCCGAAGGCGCTGGCCTGCACGGAGAGGTGCTCGCCCTCGCGGCGCGCTCCCAGCTCCGCGCCGTGTACCGATACGAAGGGCGCTCGTTCTCCCTCGGCGAGGCTGCGCGCTTGGGGGGAGCGGAACCCATCGCCATAGCTGGCGAACAGGCCCCAGGTCTCCGAGATCGCGTACTCCAGCCCGGCCTTCGCTCCCACGTGCACGCCGAAGGCGCTGCGCGAATAGCCCTGTCCGTCATAGAAGCGCGGGTCTCGGAAGGCGAGCGCGTCGAAGACCTCCGCGCCCAGCGCGTCCGCGCGCCCGCCGAGCCGCAATGCCCACCGGCCCACGGAGAGTCGCCCCTCGGCGTAGCCCCAGACATCCGTCTGGGTGAAGTGCGCGTCGAGCTGGTCCTCGAAGAAGGTGCCGTCTGTCTCGCGGTAGCGACGCTGGGTTTGGGTCACGCTGTCGCGCCGCGTCCCGAGTCCCAATTCCAACGACGCGGGATGTCCCAGCACTTGCAGCGGACGCCGGTGCTCTACCTTCGCGCCCAACGTGGTGCCGTCGTTGGTTTGCTCCAGGCCGTCGCCGCGGTCATCCACGCGGAAGCCGGTGAAGTTGTTGCGCAGCCGCAGGTCCGAGAGGATTCCGAACACCTCCAGCTTCGTGCGCGCCGTGCCGTGTCGGGGCAGCTCGAGGCCCAGCAGGAGCTGGTGCCGCGACACCGTGCCGCCCTGCCGTGGCGTGGACGCGGCGAAGAAGGTGCTGCGGCCTTGTTCGTAATCGTCCTCTCGCACCACGCCCGGTGAGTCGAAGCGCGTGACGTAGCTGCCCACGACGGCGCGGGCTGTGAGTCCGGCTCCGAGGTTCGTGATGGCTTGGGCGAGGAGGGAGGCTCGGCCATGGCTGCGCTGGGGGCCGAAGCCGTCGGCCTGGCCCAGCTCCACCGCGGCGAAGGTTCCCGGGTCATCACCTGGGCGCACCGTCGCCACGAGTCGTCGCTGGCCGAACTGCCCCATGGTTCCGGCGAACCAGACTCCGGGCTCCTTTGCTCCCAGCTCCAGCTTCACCGTTCCGGCGACCGCGAAGTCTCCTTGGAACGCTCGATACGAGCCCTCGGTCACCTCCAGCGCCCTCACCACTTCCGGGATGATGAAGTTCGTGTCCGCGTAGCCGAGCGCGTGGATGTGACTGACTTCGTTTACCGGCAGCCCCGCCACGTTCAGCTCGACGTCTTGGCCGTGCAGCGCATCGAAGCCGCGCAGGAACAACTGCTGGGCCTTGCCCTCACCGCTGTGCTGCGAGGCGACGAGTCCCGGCACCACGCGCAGCACGTCCACCGCGTTCGTCCTGGGGGCCGCGTCCAGGACGTCCCGTTCCAGCGTGACTTCCGAGGCACTGCGTGGGGTGCGCGTGGCTCGAACCACCGTGGATTGCGTGGGCGGTGTCTCTGGGGGCGCATTGCTCGGTGCTGGGCCTTCTGCGGTGACGGGGGCTTGGACGCGCTCTGTCGCAGTGTCTGAGGTTGTCGTGGTCGCGGGCTCGGGCTCCGTGACCGTTCCAGGGCTCAACGCCGTGACTGGATTTGGGTTGCTGGGTTGCTTTTGTATCGCCGTGGCGTTTGTGCTCCCGGTCGCGACGACCTCTGTCGTGAGGACCTGGGACGGCGGCGCCGCTCCCTCTGGGGCGATGGCAGGCGCAATGAGGACACACGTCGACACGGAGAGGACGAGGAGGGACACGGGCGAGGGACCACGGCAGGAGGGCTCGGACGCGCCTCCGTCGCGCGCGTGAAGCACACGCGCACGGCGAGCCGCGCCCACGACGGCGCACCACGACGACTTCGCGCGAGGTCAATTCGCGCGGCCGCGTGGACGCAGGGGACGTGTCAGGACGAGCTGGGGGCTACGGGCCTTGCGGCATCGCCGTGGGACGCAGCTTCGTCCCTGGCGCATGGCCTGGCGCGTGCTGGCGCTCGACAGCCCAGGAGACCCACTGCACCGCGGGCGGGGGCGGCGCGCTCCAAGTCGTCGCCACGGCCAACAGGTGTTCAACCGAGCCGCTCGGGTGCTGATGCGCGTGCGACGCGGGCCGCTTCTTTCCTGGCGTGGCGTCGCCAGGCTCGTTCGGGTGGGTGTGTTCGCCCGGGCCGTGCCCGTGGACGTGCGCCGCACCGCCTCCCAATCCGCCCCCGTGGCCCACCACCGCGTGGACCACCGGCGCGACCAACAGGCCGTACACCAGGACCATCAGGCCCAGGCACGCCAGATCGCGTCGGTCTCGAGGGTCCAGCACTTCGGCTCACTCAGGTCGGGGAAGGGGAGGGGCGCCGTGCCTAGCCTGTCCCTCGCTCGACACACAAGCCCTGCATCCCCTGGGTGCCGGACAATCCATACTCCCCGTCGGGTCCCTTGCCCCGTAGACCTCTTGACGCAGCGCAGCGGATTCCACTGTCTTGGCAGACTTCTCGCCATAAACTCACGCCGTGCGCTCTGAATCTGCCGCCCTCCTCCAGCCCCCCCTGTCCGAAGGTGCCGTGCCGGTTGCTCCCCCTCCTCGCGCGGAGCGTCTGCGCGCACTGGCCGCGCAGGAGTTCGATGTCCTCATCATCGGGGGCGGCGTGGTGGGCGCGGGCTCGGCTCGGGACGCGGCCCTTCGCGGGCTGCGCGTGGCCCTGGTGGAGCGCGAGGATTTCGCCAGTGGAACGTCCAGCCGCTCGTCGCGACTCATCCACGGCGGCCTGCGCTACCTGGAGCACGGCCACCTGGGGCTCGTGTTCGAGTCGAGCATCGAGCGGCAGCGGCTCTTGAAGCTCGCGCCGCACCTGGTCCGCCCGCTCGCGTTCGTGTGGCCTGTCTATGCGGGTGCTCGCGTTCCGCGCTGGAAGCTCAACGCGGGGCTGATGCTCTATGACGCCCTGGCCCTGTTCCGGAACGTGAAGGGCTACCGGCGCCTCAGTCTTCCGCAGATGAAGGAGGCCGAGCCCGGGCTGCGTACCGACGGTCTCAAGGGTGGAGCGCGCTACTACGACGCGGCCACGGACGATGCGCGGCTCACGCTGGCCAATGCCCTGGGCGCGAGCGCGGCGGGCGCGGTGGTGGTCAACCATGCCTCCGTGCAGCGGCTCGTGATGGAGGATGGCAAGGCACGCGGCGCGGTGGTGCGTGATGCGCTCACGGGCCAGGAGCTCACGGTGCGCGCGCGGGCCATCGTCAACGCGACAGGGCCATGGAGCGATGAGGTCCGGCGCCTGGAGTCCTCGGCCGCGGGCGGTGCCACGGTGCGTGGCAGCAAGGGCGTTCACCTCGCGGTCCCTCGCGAGCGCCTGGGCAATCGCGACGCGCTCACGGTGCTTTCGCCGGTGGATGGGCGGGTGATGTTCATCCTCCCCGCGGGGCCCTTCGCCATCATCGGCACGACCGAGACGTCCACCCATGCGCACCCGGCCGAAGTGCGCGCGAGTGAGGCGGATGTGACCTACCTGCTGAACTCGGCGAATGCCTTCTTCCCCGAGGCGCACCTCACCCGTGAAGACGTGGTGAGCGCGTGGGCGGGGATCCGTCCCCTCGTGGCGCGCGGCTATCACGGGGGCGACTCCGATGCGGGCAGCGCCAGCCGAGAGCACGCCATCGACGTGAGCCCCTCGGGCGTGCTGGCCATCAGTGGCGGCAAGCTCACCACCTTCCGGGTCATGGCTCGCGACGTGGTCAACGCGGTGGAGCGACATCTGGGCCTGGCGCACCGCAAGCCCGTCACCGAGTCCCTGCCGCTGCCGGGCGGTGACATCGCCGACCTGGACGCGGAGCTGGAGGCGGCACGCCAGGAGACGGGTGACGCGGCGACGGCCGTGCACTTCGTGCAAGCCTATGGAAGCGCATGGCGTCACGTCTGGGCGCTCACCCGAGCGCAAGAGGCACTCGCCCGACCGCTCGCCGAGGGGCTGCCTTATCGATGCGCCGAGGTCACCTGGGGCGTGTCACACGAGCTGGTGCTGACCCTGTCCGACTTGTTGACCCGTCGCCTCAAGGTTGCCTTCGAGACGCGGGATCAGGGGCGGCAGGCCGCGCGCGTGGCGGCGAGCGTCATGGCCCCGTTGCTGGGATGGGATGCGGCGGAGCAGGAGCGCCAGCTCGCGGTCTACGACGCGGATGTCCAGCGCGTCTTTGGTGTGGACCCGGCGGAGACCTGACGCCACACGTCGTCCTCACGTCACACGTCCGACGTCCGACGTCTGCCCACCCGAGCGGGGCGGACGAGTCGGAAGGCGGACAGCTCTTCGAGCAGCCTCTGGGCGGCCGTGCTTAACTTCGCGGTGGGAACGGGAAGGGTCGGCGATCCGTTCCCCCGGCCGCGTTCATGGGTCGGCGGCCATGGCAACCCGTGGCCTGGGCGCGTGCGTGAAGGAGAAGCGACGATATGAAGCGTTGGCTTTGGCTCGGGTTGTTCGGACTCATCGCTTGCAAAGACAAGCCTCCCCCCACGCAGGCGGCGCAGGTTTGCCCCGGAACCAGTGAGGAGTCCCTGCCTTCCACCGCGGAGGCGGCACTCACCCAGGCCACCGAGGACGTGCTCGTCACCTTCAAGCCGCGCGCGTCCGCGATGAGCGCGGCGGCGGCGACGACGGACTTCGCCGCGGGACTCGAGCGCTCGGGCGCCATCGTCAAACATCGCTTCCCTCGGCTGCGCACGGTGTCCGCGCGCATGACTCCCGCCGCGCTCGCCGCGCTGAAGAACAACCCCGACGTGGAGTCGGTGGAGCCCAACCGTCCGGTGCACGCGCTGGGACTGTCGCCGGGGCTGCCGCCCACCTCGTTGATGGGCGTGACGACCCGGAACTCGGTGGGGCACGTGGGCGAGTACACCGAGGGCCTGAAGATGGTGCAGGCCCCTCAGGTGTGGGACGCGAACAATGACGGCGTGTTCGATGATGGCCGGCCCACGGGCGCGGGCATCACCGTGTGCGTCATCGACAGCGGCTGGGACAATCGCCAGCCGGAGCTGCAGGCCGCGTACGTGGGCGGCAAGGACTTCGTCGACAACGACGACAATCCGCTGGACCAGAAGGTGGACGTGACGGGAACGGTGACGTGGGGCGGTGGGCACGGCACGCACGTCGCGGGCACCATCGCGGCGCAGCTCGCCGCGGGCGGACACGTGCTTCCGGGGCAGGACCCCAACGGCGTGGTGGGCGTGGCGCCGGGCGTGTCCCTGCTCGTCGCTCGCGTGCTGGATGTGAAGGGCAATGGCAGCACGGCGGACGTCATCGCGGCGGTGCAGTGGTGTCATGATCAGCACGCGAACATCGCCTCGCTGTCGCTGGGCTCGCCCGAGCCGTCCGACAAGGAGAAGGCCGTGTTCGAGGCGGTGTGGGAGGGCGGCAAGGGAATGCTGTCCATCGCGGCCAGCGGCAACGCCGGGTCGGATGACCCTGCTCAGTCTCAGCCCATCTCCTATCCGGCCGCGTATGACACGGTGATGGCCGTGGGCGCGGTGGACATGACGGGCAAGCACGCGAGCTTCTCGCAGTACGGCCCGCAGCTCTCCGTGGTGGGGCCGGGCGTCAACGTGCTCAGCTCCGTCATCATCGACTCGGCGTCGTATGCGGACATCGCGTCCGGCGGCGCGCGCTTCCCGTCCACGCCGCTGGAGTACACGGGCGTGGGCTCGTACACGGGCCGGCTGGTGAACTGCGGCGTGGGTGACAGCATCCACGCGTGTGGCACCGAGGCCACCTGTGATGGCTTCGTCGCGTACGTGGACCGTGGCGGCGGCGTCTTCTTCGAGGACAAGGCGCGCAATGCCATCCAGGCGGGCGCGCACGCGGTCATCATCGGCAACAACGATGGGGATGATGGCGCGGGCAACTTCACGCTCACCAATCCTTCGCGCATCTGGGTCCCGACGTCCTCGGTCTCGCTCGCCTCGGCCCAGACCATCAAGGGGCTCTTCGGCCAGCAGGTGACGGTGGACATCAACGGCGTGGACTACCAGCGCGAGACGGGCACCTCCATGGCCACCCCGCACGTGTCCGGCGTGGCCGCGCTGGTGTGGAGTTCGCGCCCGAGCCTCACCGCGCAGCAGGTGCGGACCGTGCTGGAGAACTCGGCGAAGCGAGACGACTCGCCGGGCGTTCCCCTGCATGACGACAAGTTCGGCTGGGGCCTCGTCCAGGCGCTCGACGCCATCAACAAGGCCGCCGCGCTTCCCGCCTCCACGCCGTGAGCCGAGGGGCGTGATAAGCCCCACGGTTTTGCATCAGGAGAGCCCTCGGTCCTCAGGCAGGACCGGGGGCTTTCTCATGTCCGGGCGTGCTCAGCGCGCAATCGACAGCGCCACGGGCGTGGCCACGAGGCATGCCCCCACGCGCGCCTCAAGGGCAGCCACGGCCTCACGCGTGGGATCCACGCAGGTCTCCCCCGAGGAGGAGACGGACCAGGCATCGAGTCCCCAAGCGTCCTCGGTCGGAGCCTGAGGGAGCTGCTGGGTCACGTTGAAGACGATGAAGAGCAGGGCGGCAATGGCCCCCAGCGCCATCTTGCCTTGGTGAGACCAGCGGCCCTGGGTCCGGGCTCGCAGGGCGCGCGCGGATGCGAGCCGGGTCTCCAGCGCGGAGAAGTCGAGCGCGCGGCGTTGCGGTGTGCGGCGCGCGCGCTGGGCCATCCACCCGCGCTCCAGCTTCAGCCAGGCCATCGACTGGGTGCAGGCGGCGCAGCCGTCCACATGGCGCTGGACGCGCTCGGCCTCGTCGAAGGGCAGCTCGCCCGCGAGCAGGGCCTCCAGCGGATGTTCAGGACAAGGGGCGCTCATGAATGACCTCCGACGTGGCCCGCCAGCCGCTCGCGCAGTCGCAGGCGCGCGCGGTGAATCTCGTTCTTCACCTTGGGCAGCGACCAGCCCATCACCGAGGCGATCTCCTCGTAGGGCAGGCCATGGTCGATGCGCAGCAACAGCGCCGCGCGTCGCTCCTCGCGCAGCGCGCCCAGGGCCTCGGCCAGCAGGCCCTCCAGCTCCCGGTCCAGCAGCAGGTCCTCCGGCGAGGGCGTGGGCAGCATCGCCTCCACCTGACCCTCGTGGGCCTCGTCGTCCACGTCCACGTGGGTCACGCCCCGCCGCCGCCGCGCCTCCAGGTACACGTTGCGCGCGATGCCCAACAGCCACGCGCCCAACCGGTCCCCATCGCGCAGCGCCGACAGCCGGCCATGGGCCCTCACGAAGGTCTCTTGCGTGGCCTCATCCGCCGCCGCCTCGTCGCGCAGCAAGTCGCGCAGGAAGCGCCAGACAGCGGGGGCGTGCCGCTCGAACAGGGTTCGAAAGGCGGCGGGGTCTCCGGCGCGCGCTCGACGCAGCAGCGTGGATTCCCGGTCCGTGTCGGACGGAATCACACCCACCATCGCCATCTTCACCGCGGAAAGGAATGCCACGTCCCACCGTGACATGAACGGACCGGTGGTTTCACCGGCCCCCGATTTTCTTTCCCCATGGGTGATTTCCTGGCGCTACCGCGCGGCGGAGAGGCCTGCCTTGCGCAGCTCGTCATCGATGATGCGGCGGAAGTGGTCAATGGGCTCGGCTCCCACCACGGGGCGCCCGTTGATGAAGAAGGTGGGCGTGGCGCCAGCGCCAATCTTGAGGCCCTCGGCCATGTCCGCCGCGATGCGCGCGTCGTTCTTGCCTGTGTCGAGCGCGGTGCGGAAGGACTTCATGTCCAGCCCCAGGCTCTGGGCGTAGCCCTCCAGCGAGGCTCGGTCCAGCGCGCGCTGGTTGCTGAAGAGCAGGTCGTGCATCTCCCAGAACTTGCCCTGCTCGTGCGCGGCCAGCGCGGCGGAGGCGGCCAGCTTCGCGTGCGGGTGCATGGCCAGCGGCTGCTGCTTGAAGGCCACGCGCAGCCGGCCCGCGTACTCCTGCTCCAGCGTCTTCAGCGTGGGCACGGCCCGGCTGCAGAAGGGGCACTCGAAGTCGGAGTAGGCCACCAGCGTGACAGGGGCGTTGGCGGGGCCTCGCGAGGGCGCGGTGCCCACCTCGACCTTCTGCGCTGGCAACTCCTGGGCGGGGGGCGGGGAGGCCCGGGCGGGAGCGGCCTCCTGTCCTCGCGCGAGGATGTTCGCGTACACGTCCTCCGCACGGGTGCCCGCCTTCACCTGGGCGCGCGCCTTCCCCAGCTCCTCCTCCACGAGGGCGGAGAACTGCTCCAGCGGCAGCGCGCCCGACAGGAAGCGCCCGTTGATGAAGAAGCCCGGCGTGCCCGGGGCGCCCAGCCTCAGCGCGAGCGCCGAGTCCTGGCGGATCCGCTCGGCCAGCTTCGGGCTCGACAGGTCCTGCTTCCAGCGCGCCACGTCCAGGCCCAGCTCGCGCGCGTGGCGCTCCAGGTCCGCGTCCTCCAACTGCTTCGGCGCATCGAAGAGGCGCTCGTGCATCTCCCAGAACTTGCCCTGCTCTCCCGCGGCGAGCGCCGCGAGGGCCGCGGGCAGGGCGCGCGCGTGCAGCTCCAGCGGGTGGTGCTTCATCACCACGCGCAGGTCGCGGCCAAAGCGCGCTTGGAGCTGCCGCACGGTCGCGTTCGCGCGCGAGCAGTACGGACACTGGTAGTCGGAGAACTCGACGAGGGTGACGAGCGCGTCCTCGTCTCCCTTCACGAAGGAGCCCTCCACCGGGACGCGGAACACGGTGGGATTCACCGGCGCGCCACGCGGTGCCGCGCTCGGCTTCGGTGCGACCGCGATGGCGGCCTCGCTCGAGCCGCTGACCCGGCCACCCACGGCTCCCAGCACCAGTCCCACGATGAGGCTCACCCAGACACTCGGCTTGGACACGGACTCCTCCAGTGCGCGCGGTGGCGCGTGTGGACAGTTGCTCGTCGTGCCCGGTGAGTGACTCGCGCGGGGCCGGAGTTTCAGCGCGCCGTGCATCGCGATTCGAAAAAGTCCGGATGGCAAGGGTGACCCTCCGAGCGGCGGACCCCGTGGTTCCCAGTGCGGTGGTTCCCGGGCGTCGCGCACGCAGCTTTCAAAGGCTGGAAGGAGGACGCCACGCATGCGACGCAACATCTGGGCGGGGCTGGGCATCGCGGGGCTCGCGCTCGTGATGATGTGTGCGGGTGCGCAGCGAGCCCGCGGCTCGTCGCCTGCTCCGCGCGCGGTGCCTCGCCTGGCGCTCGCGCAGTCGGGAGGGAACTCCTCGGAGCCCTCCACCGCTCAGGCTCCCACGAACGCGCAGACTGGAAGCGCGCCTCCTGGCGCGTCCGGCTCGCCCGCCACTCAAGGGGAGCCGTCGCCGCTGGGGGCGTCGGGGACGTCGCGCGCGGGCAGCGCGTCTCCTCCATCGCAGGGCGTGGGTGGCGCGGGCTCTCCGCCAGCGTCGGGAAGTGAGCAGGGCACTCCGCCCGCGTCTCCGCCACAGCAGGGAA
Protein-coding regions in this window:
- the glpD gene encoding glycerol-3-phosphate dehydrogenase — encoded protein: MRSESAALLQPPLSEGAVPVAPPPRAERLRALAAQEFDVLIIGGGVVGAGSARDAALRGLRVALVEREDFASGTSSRSSRLIHGGLRYLEHGHLGLVFESSIERQRLLKLAPHLVRPLAFVWPVYAGARVPRWKLNAGLMLYDALALFRNVKGYRRLSLPQMKEAEPGLRTDGLKGGARYYDAATDDARLTLANALGASAAGAVVVNHASVQRLVMEDGKARGAVVRDALTGQELTVRARAIVNATGPWSDEVRRLESSAAGGATVRGSKGVHLAVPRERLGNRDALTVLSPVDGRVMFILPAGPFAIIGTTETSTHAHPAEVRASEADVTYLLNSANAFFPEAHLTREDVVSAWAGIRPLVARGYHGGDSDAGSASREHAIDVSPSGVLAISGGKLTTFRVMARDVVNAVERHLGLAHRKPVTESLPLPGGDIADLDAELEAARQETGDAATAVHFVQAYGSAWRHVWALTRAQEALARPLAEGLPYRCAEVTWGVSHELVLTLSDLLTRRLKVAFETRDQGRQAARVAASVMAPLLGWDAAEQERQLAVYDADVQRVFGVDPAET
- a CDS encoding zf-HC2 domain-containing protein, which produces MSAPCPEHPLEALLAGELPFDEAERVQRHVDGCAACTQSMAWLKLERGWMAQRARRTPQRRALDFSALETRLASARALRARTQGRWSHQGKMALGAIAALLFIVFNVTQQLPQAPTEDAWGLDAWSVSSSGETCVDPTREAVAALEARVGACLVATPVALSIAR
- a CDS encoding RNA polymerase sigma factor translates to MAFLSAVKMAMVGVIPSDTDRESTLLRRARAGDPAAFRTLFERHAPAVWRFLRDLLRDEAAADEATQETFVRAHGRLSALRDGDRLGAWLLGIARNVYLEARRRRGVTHVDVDDEAHEGQVEAMLPTPSPEDLLLDRELEGLLAEALGALREERRAALLLRIDHGLPYEEIASVMGWSLPKVKNEIHRARLRLRERLAGHVGGHS
- a CDS encoding TonB-dependent receptor, which produces MAPAIAPEGAAPPSQVLTTEVVATGSTNATAIQKQPSNPNPVTALSPGTVTEPEPATTTTSDTATERVQAPVTAEGPAPSNAPPETPPTQSTVVRATRTPRSASEVTLERDVLDAAPRTNAVDVLRVVPGLVASQHSGEGKAQQLFLRGFDALHGQDVELNVAGLPVNEVSHIHALGYADTNFIIPEVVRALEVTEGSYRAFQGDFAVAGTVKLELGAKEPGVWFAGTMGQFGQRRLVATVRPGDDPGTFAAVELGQADGFGPQRSHGRASLLAQAITNLGAGLTARAVVGSYVTRFDSPGVVREDDYEQGRSTFFAASTPRQGGTVSRHQLLLGLELPRHGTARTKLEVFGILSDLRLRNNFTGFRVDDRGDGLEQTNDGTTLGAKVEHRRPLQVLGHPASLELGLGTRRDSVTQTQRRYRETDGTFFEDQLDAHFTQTDVWGYAEGRLSVGRWALRLGGRADALGAEVFDALAFRDPRFYDGQGYSRSAFGVHVGAKAGLEYAISETWGLFASYGDGFRSPQARSLAEGERAPFVSVHGAELGARREGEHLSVQASAFGSQVADDFFFDHTVGTTVFTGQTLRSGISAALQARPLPGVTAALSATVAHAYVTKTKTLLPYFAPFVARADVGWERPVSLWNGTFFAGTGLTFLGPRPLPFDERSHSVFLADLLLAVRRDDVGLRLDVKNLLDARWRDGEFVYSSRLDPSAPASLVPSRHFTAGAPREASLTLELHL
- a CDS encoding S8 family serine peptidase; the protein is MKRWLWLGLFGLIACKDKPPPTQAAQVCPGTSEESLPSTAEAALTQATEDVLVTFKPRASAMSAAAATTDFAAGLERSGAIVKHRFPRLRTVSARMTPAALAALKNNPDVESVEPNRPVHALGLSPGLPPTSLMGVTTRNSVGHVGEYTEGLKMVQAPQVWDANNDGVFDDGRPTGAGITVCVIDSGWDNRQPELQAAYVGGKDFVDNDDNPLDQKVDVTGTVTWGGGHGTHVAGTIAAQLAAGGHVLPGQDPNGVVGVAPGVSLLVARVLDVKGNGSTADVIAAVQWCHDQHANIASLSLGSPEPSDKEKAVFEAVWEGGKGMLSIAASGNAGSDDPAQSQPISYPAAYDTVMAVGAVDMTGKHASFSQYGPQLSVVGPGVNVLSSVIIDSASYADIASGGARFPSTPLEYTGVGSYTGRLVNCGVGDSIHACGTEATCDGFVAYVDRGGGVFFEDKARNAIQAGAHAVIIGNNDGDDGAGNFTLTNPSRIWVPTSSVSLASAQTIKGLFGQQVTVDINGVDYQRETGTSMATPHVSGVAALVWSSRPSLTAQQVRTVLENSAKRDDSPGVPLHDDKFGWGLVQALDAINKAAALPASTP
- a CDS encoding thioredoxin domain-containing protein; the protein is MSKPSVWVSLIVGLVLGAVGGRVSGSSEAAIAVAPKPSAAPRGAPVNPTVFRVPVEGSFVKGDEDALVTLVEFSDYQCPYCSRANATVRQLQARFGRDLRVVMKHHPLELHARALPAALAALAAGEQGKFWEMHERLFDAPKQLEDADLERHARELGLDVARWKQDLSSPKLAERIRQDSALALRLGAPGTPGFFINGRFLSGALPLEQFSALVEEELGKARAQVKAGTRAEDVYANILARGQEAAPARASPPPAQELPAQKVEVGTAPSRGPANAPVTLVAYSDFECPFCSRAVPTLKTLEQEYAGRLRVAFKQQPLAMHPHAKLAASAALAAHEQGKFWEMHDLLFSNQRALDRASLEGYAQSLGLDMKSFRTALDTGKNDARIAADMAEGLKIGAGATPTFFINGRPVVGAEPIDHFRRIIDDELRKAGLSAAR